The DNA window GAAATTTATCTTAAATGATtcaaatgaagacacagaatctttgTGTACAAAGCAATAATACTTACATGGAATAGTGACCATGCCGTTCTCAACAATTGCACCCTCATACCTACCACATTGTACAGTGCCTGCTAAATGAGAGGCTCAGATTTAAGAAGTCAATTTAAGATTCAGATGTGTGATCCAAAACTCTGGAGAAGTCGTAGCTAATGAAACAAAATCCCAGATGGGGTGAAAAAGGCAGATATCAAGAATCCAAGTATAAAAGctcataactttcttttttaacttctttctcaTATCATAGAGAGGGAAATGACTGGAATTTTGTCTAtccgtgctttttttttttttttttttctaatttgaggTTGTGTCAAGgggggatttgaactcacaacccctagatcaagtcatatgctctaccaaatgagtcagccaggctccccccaccctccacagtTACTGAGATTGTGTATTGGCCAAAGGAGGAGGGAAGTTATGGCGTAAATCAATGACGTCATCTGCTCAGAAAGACGACCCGGTGcgccccccatccccactccGGTTTGAACTTTGCCTGAGGAATCTCGCTCTTTGCCCGAGGACATTCCTTGAAAATAAGAATTTCGAGACTTCCCGTGCAAAGTTGCTGGGAAACACGCTGTTCGGGAATGAGGACGTCCTGGGGCACACTCCAATATACAGAGATTAAAGAGTTCCCGgcaatttggtttttaaattgccCTGCAAACGTGAAACCCTTGCTGATCTGGCAGCTACTCCGCTATGGTGGTGAGAGACAGACTACCAGCTGGGCGAGAGGGAGGCGCCGGGCGGAAGAATGGCAGGCGTGGCCAACCCGGAGGCGGCTGGAGGCCGCGCCCCCTTCCCAGAGTGCCCCGCAGCCGCTCCCCGCGAGATCTCTTTTCCAGCCAGCCCTGGCCCGGCTCAGAAGGTGCTCCCACCATGGATGGGCTTCGGGCTAGCGCAGGGCTGTTGAGGCGCGGGCGGTTGAGACGCCGGCGCCAGCCGCAGCCACACAGCGGGTCGGTCCTGGCCCTGCCCTTAAGGCCCAGGAAGATCCGAAGGCAGCTGAGGAGAAGCGTGGCGTCCCGCATGGCCGCACTGAGGGCCCAGACACTGCCGAGCGAGGACTCGGAGGACTCGAGGGTGGAGTCGACGGTCGACGATCCTGGAGACCCGCTGGCTGGTGGGGCAGCGACCATCCCGGATGCGGCCCGGCGAGAGCCGTACGGTCACCTGGGGCCTGCAGAGCTGCTGGAGGCCTCGCCCGCGTCCCGCTCCCTGCAGACCCCCCGCGCGCTGGTGGAGGCGCAGACCCCGCCGGCCCGCCTGGTGGAGGCGCAGACCCCGCCGGCCCGCCTGGTGGAGGCGCCCGCCCTGCCCGCGCGCCTAGTGCCGGCTCCCGCGCCTCCCGCGCGCCTGGTGGAGGTGCCCGCTGCGCCGGCGCGCGTGGTGGAGACCTCGGCGCTGCTGTGCCCTGCCCAGCACTTGGCGGCCGCCCCGCCATCCGTGGCCCCCGCAACGCTGTCGGGGCCGCAGGTGGATAGCACCGGAGGGGAGTTGGCCTGGGACTCGCCGCTGCAGCGCGTCCTGGCGGAGCTGAACCGCATCCCCAGCAGCCGGCGGCGGGCCGCGCGCCTCTTTGAGTGGCTCATCTCGCCCATGCCGCCCGACCATTTCTACCGGCGCCTGTGGGAGCGGGAGGCGGTGCTGGTGCGGCGGCAGGACCACGCCTACTATCAGGGGCTTTTCTCCACCGCAGACTTGGACTCCATGCTGCGCCACGAGGAGGTGCAGTTCGGGCAGCACCTGGATGCTGCTCGGTACGTCAACGGGCGGCGCGAGACCCTGAACCCCCCCGGCCGCGCGCTGCCTGCCGCCGCCTGGGCCCTGTACCAGGCCGGCTGCTCCCTGCGCCTCCTCTGTCCGCAGGCTTTCTCGACCACAGTGTGGCAGTTTTTGGCCGTGCTCCAAGAGCAGTTTGGTAGCATGGCAGGCTCCAACGTTTACCTAACGCCCCCCAATTCGCAGGGCTTTGCCCCCCACTACGACGACATCGAGGCTTTTGTGCTGCAGCTGGAAGGTAGGAAACTCTGGCGTGTGTACCGACCCCGGGTACCGACTGAGGAGCTGGCCCTGACATCCAGTCCCAACTTCAGCCAGGACGACCTCGGTGAGCCGGTGCTGCAGACTGTGCTGGAACCTGGAGATTTGCTCTACTTTCCTCGGGGCTTCATTCATCAAGCCGAATGCCAGGATGGAGTGCACTCTCTGCACCTCACCTTGTCCACGTACCAGCGCAATACCTGGGGCGACTTCCTGGAGGCCGTCCTGCCCCTGGCAGTGCAGGCTGCCATGGAAGAAAATGTGGAGTTCCGAAGGGGTCTTCCCCGAGATTTCATGGATTACATGGGGGCCCAGCACTCAGATTCCAAGGATCCACGAAGAACCGCTTTTATGGAGAAGGTGCGAGTCTTGGTTGCCCGCTTGGGACACTTTGCCCCTGTCGATGCTGTGGCTGACCAGCGAGCCAAAGACTTCATCCACGACTCTCTGCCCCCTGTGCTGACTGATAGGGAGAGGGCACTAAGTGTTTATGGGCTCCCAATTCGCTGGGAGGCTGGAGAACCTGTTAACGTGGGGGCCCAGTTGACAACAGAAACAGAAGTGCACATGCTTCAGGATGGGATAGCTCGGCTGGTGGGTGAGGGAGGCCATTTGTTTCTCTATTATACAGTGGAGAACTCCCGTGTTTATCATCTGGAAGAGCCTAAGTGCTTGGAGATATACCCACAGCAAGCTGATGCCATGGAACTTTTGCTCCGCTCCTACCCAGAGTTTGTGAGAGTAGGGGACCTGCCCTGTGACACGGTGGAGGACCAGCTTTCCTTAGCGACCATGTTATATGACAAGGGGCTGCTGCTCACCAAGATGCCTCTAACCTGAACTAGTTTCTTCTTGATTGTTGGAAGCAAGACAGTGGTGATTCTCTCTTAGCCACCATTACCATCTTtttggcaggggggtggggtaggagggACTCATGTTCTTACCTTGATAACCATTTACCTTTATGACTGCTCACATTTACCTTTATGATTGCTTTAATGTCACAAATTTCAGATGGTTTTCCAGGAATCACCACTTCATCTAGGCACAAAAGTAAAAGCAGAAGTTGGAGGTGGAAAAAAGGAGCAATTTTTGCAGAAGTAACTTTGATCCCTGATCATTTCAGAGCACCAGCTTCATCACCCTCAGGCTTCAGCGTACTGTGTAGCACTTGCTGTGTCATTCTGCTTGAGAcattagaagtttttatttggaATTTGCATCCTTCATTTGAGTTCTCTTCAGtttggggggagggttggggtCAGTATCTTGTTTGCTACTGTGAGTTTGTATGAATGTTAGAAAAGTTATTAATTAAAGTGCCAAAGAATGTTTCTCCTTTTAAAGGCTAGATTATTATGAAGGAattgggttggggggtgggagataGGAAAAATCTATAATGACTGATGTGAAAGGTAACTTGGGGTGGTTGTAGGATTGAGGCCAATTCTATAACTTTGGgggtaatttattcattttaatcatGCTACTTGAACCCCAAACAGCACACTCCTATTGGAAAAGTTAAGAGTGCATTATGTTTTTGCTCCGTGCTTGCTTGCATCAGTGGCTGGCATTGCTCCCCAAGGGACAGCTTGTC is part of the Neofelis nebulosa isolate mNeoNeb1 chromosome 7, mNeoNeb1.pri, whole genome shotgun sequence genome and encodes:
- the RIOX1 gene encoding ribosomal oxygenase 1 — translated: MVVRDRLPAGREGGAGRKNGRRGQPGGGWRPRPLPRVPRSRSPRDLFSSQPWPGSEGAPTMDGLRASAGLLRRGRLRRRRQPQPHSGSVLALPLRPRKIRRQLRRSVASRMAALRAQTLPSEDSEDSRVESTVDDPGDPLAGGAATIPDAARREPYGHLGPAELLEASPASRSLQTPRALVEAQTPPARLVEAQTPPARLVEAPALPARLVPAPAPPARLVEVPAAPARVVETSALLCPAQHLAAAPPSVAPATLSGPQVDSTGGELAWDSPLQRVLAELNRIPSSRRRAARLFEWLISPMPPDHFYRRLWEREAVLVRRQDHAYYQGLFSTADLDSMLRHEEVQFGQHLDAARYVNGRRETLNPPGRALPAAAWALYQAGCSLRLLCPQAFSTTVWQFLAVLQEQFGSMAGSNVYLTPPNSQGFAPHYDDIEAFVLQLEGRKLWRVYRPRVPTEELALTSSPNFSQDDLGEPVLQTVLEPGDLLYFPRGFIHQAECQDGVHSLHLTLSTYQRNTWGDFLEAVLPLAVQAAMEENVEFRRGLPRDFMDYMGAQHSDSKDPRRTAFMEKVRVLVARLGHFAPVDAVADQRAKDFIHDSLPPVLTDRERALSVYGLPIRWEAGEPVNVGAQLTTETEVHMLQDGIARLVGEGGHLFLYYTVENSRVYHLEEPKCLEIYPQQADAMELLLRSYPEFVRVGDLPCDTVEDQLSLATMLYDKGLLLTKMPLT